One region of Rhizobium sp. WYJ-E13 genomic DNA includes:
- a CDS encoding carbohydrate ABC transporter permease, with the protein MKTPHLLINRYKWYEVVGIYAGILVFLTFVLAPFVEGFLVSLKPLSQLFSSPYRFIPENGSFEAYRTMWVSVPGFARYIFNSFFISTVVTTAVLILVVPASYAFARFEFKGAGLLLGAFLAVNMFSGAVLLIPLFRLMRSFGLLNTYFAIMVPGIAFLIPSAIWLLRTYMMRIPRELDEAAFVDGASHFYTLRRVILPIAMPGVTVVAITTFIGSYAQQFIYALTFNSKTEFAPLPVGLFAYFGRQEVVWNELMAASFVGIAPAMIVIFFLQRYLVSGLTAGAVKQ; encoded by the coding sequence ATGAAGACACCCCATCTGCTGATCAATCGGTACAAATGGTATGAAGTCGTCGGCATCTATGCCGGTATCCTGGTGTTCCTCACCTTCGTTCTCGCCCCCTTCGTCGAGGGTTTTCTCGTCTCGCTGAAACCTCTGAGCCAGCTGTTTTCTTCCCCCTACCGGTTCATTCCCGAAAACGGCTCGTTTGAGGCCTACCGGACGATGTGGGTCAGCGTACCGGGCTTTGCACGATACATCTTCAATTCCTTCTTTATCTCGACCGTCGTCACCACCGCTGTGCTGATCCTCGTCGTTCCGGCTTCCTATGCCTTCGCGCGCTTCGAGTTCAAAGGCGCCGGGCTGCTGCTCGGCGCGTTCTTGGCGGTCAACATGTTTTCGGGCGCTGTATTGCTCATTCCTCTCTTCCGGCTGATGCGCTCCTTCGGCCTCTTGAATACCTATTTCGCCATCATGGTCCCGGGCATCGCCTTCCTGATCCCCTCGGCGATCTGGCTACTTCGCACCTATATGATGCGCATTCCGAGGGAATTGGATGAAGCGGCCTTTGTCGACGGCGCCAGCCATTTCTACACGCTGCGGCGCGTCATCCTGCCGATCGCCATGCCCGGCGTTACAGTGGTGGCGATCACCACCTTCATCGGATCCTACGCCCAGCAGTTCATCTACGCCCTGACCTTCAACTCCAAGACCGAATTCGCACCGCTGCCAGTTGGACTCTTCGCCTATTTCGGCCGTCAGGAAGTCGTTTGGAATGAGCTGATGGCCGCAAGTTTCGTTGGCATCGCGCCAGCAATGATCGTGATTTTCTTCCTTCAACGGTATCTCGTCAGCGGTCTGACCGCCGGCGCGGTGAAACAGTAA
- a CDS encoding RidA family protein, whose product MPIKRYGTVQTGAGGKPLPFARAVEADGWLYVSGQVAMENGEIIDGNIVAQTHKTIANVLAILDEAGYGVEDVVRVGVWLDDPRDFWTFNKIYQDYFGAHPPARACVQSSMMVDCKVEIDCVAYKKKS is encoded by the coding sequence ATGCCCATCAAGCGATATGGCACTGTTCAGACCGGCGCCGGCGGCAAGCCGCTGCCTTTTGCGCGCGCCGTCGAGGCCGATGGCTGGCTCTATGTTTCCGGTCAGGTGGCGATGGAAAACGGCGAGATCATCGACGGCAATATCGTTGCCCAGACGCATAAGACGATCGCCAATGTGCTCGCCATTCTCGACGAAGCCGGATATGGCGTCGAGGACGTGGTGCGCGTCGGCGTCTGGCTGGACGATCCGCGCGACTTCTGGACATTCAACAAGATCTATCAGGATTATTTCGGCGCGCACCCGCCGGCTCGTGCCTGCGTCCAATCGTCGATGATGGTGGATTGCAAGGTCGAGATCGACTGCGTTGCCTATAAGAAGAAGAGTTGA
- a CDS encoding carbohydrate ABC transporter permease — protein MSAQKSAVIFAWILLLPAVLYVTVIVAYPLLDTFILSFTDASLKKTTNWVGWVNYGKIFNSTFAEVIIRTFIWTFFSVSIKMIIGVFGATMLNAAVPGRALFRVLTMPPWIVPMAIGIFMWGWMYNGQFGMISGMLQRFGLVSGPVAFLAEGSTAFWATIITDVWIGVPMVTLYMLAAMQAIPQDLYEAAWTDGAGRFYRFRRITLPLIVPSMITMSMLSLISTFNSFDIIWILTRGGPSGETTTMIIDTYRTAIGSNKYGEGAARAVLICIFLSIFCVCYFRITSHLASGDKR, from the coding sequence ATGAGTGCTCAGAAAAGTGCCGTCATCTTCGCCTGGATCCTTCTCCTTCCGGCTGTCCTCTACGTCACTGTGATCGTTGCCTATCCGCTACTCGACACCTTCATCCTGTCGTTCACTGACGCATCGCTGAAGAAGACCACCAACTGGGTGGGCTGGGTCAACTACGGCAAGATCTTCAATTCGACCTTCGCCGAGGTCATCATCCGGACCTTCATCTGGACGTTTTTCTCTGTCTCGATCAAGATGATCATCGGCGTCTTCGGCGCCACCATGCTGAACGCCGCCGTGCCCGGCCGCGCGCTCTTTCGCGTATTGACAATGCCACCATGGATCGTTCCGATGGCAATCGGCATCTTCATGTGGGGCTGGATGTATAATGGCCAGTTCGGGATGATTTCCGGCATGCTTCAGCGCTTTGGCCTCGTCTCCGGCCCAGTCGCCTTCCTTGCCGAAGGGTCGACTGCCTTCTGGGCGACGATCATCACCGATGTATGGATCGGCGTTCCGATGGTGACGCTCTATATGCTGGCCGCCATGCAGGCAATCCCGCAGGATCTCTATGAGGCAGCCTGGACGGATGGCGCCGGGCGCTTCTATCGTTTCCGTCGCATCACTCTGCCGCTGATCGTGCCCTCGATGATCACTATGTCGATGCTGTCGCTGATCTCCACTTTCAACTCCTTCGACATTATCTGGATCCTGACGCGGGGCGGCCCGAGCGGCGAGACCACGACGATGATCATCGATACCTATCGCACGGCGATCGGTTCGAACAAATATGGCGAAGGCGCCGCGCGCGCCGTGCTGATCTGCATCTTCCTTTCGATCTTCTGCGTCTGCTACTTCCGCATTACCAGCCACCTTGCTTCCGGAGACAAGCGATGA
- a CDS encoding ABC transporter ATP-binding protein produces MGQLQLNKVQKFYGDYEVLKGVELDVRDGEFVVFVGPSGCGKSTLLRMIAGLDATSKGDIIINGVRVNDLPPVKRGIAMVFQSYALYPHMTVFENIAFPLRVEKMEEEKLKAKVENAARILHLETRLQQKPGMLSGGQRQRVAIGRAIVREPKIFLFDEPLSNLDAALRADMRIELAKLHRQLKATMIYVTHDQVEAMTMADRIVVLDAGNISQTGAPLELYHKPANQFVAGFIGNPKMNFLPVTCTSASEAGVTVDYRGQMATLPVKPRDGMVGKMMTLGIRPEHIQLSSGDISLTVTPSVIERLGANTVAYAALGSETENFCAMLPGSVGIRTEAPVAVGINAADCHLFDEDGVAFERRVELTDIDMSLLAPATA; encoded by the coding sequence TTGGGACAGCTTCAGCTCAACAAGGTTCAGAAATTCTATGGCGACTACGAAGTTCTGAAAGGCGTCGAACTCGACGTCAGGGACGGCGAGTTCGTCGTCTTCGTCGGGCCTTCGGGATGCGGCAAGTCCACCCTCCTGCGCATGATCGCAGGTCTTGATGCGACGAGCAAAGGCGACATCATCATCAATGGCGTCAGGGTCAACGACCTGCCGCCGGTCAAGCGCGGCATCGCCATGGTCTTCCAGTCCTATGCGCTCTACCCGCACATGACGGTTTTCGAAAATATCGCCTTCCCTCTTCGTGTGGAAAAGATGGAGGAGGAAAAGCTCAAGGCCAAGGTCGAGAATGCCGCTCGTATCCTGCATCTCGAAACGCGGCTGCAGCAGAAACCCGGCATGCTCTCGGGCGGACAGCGCCAGCGCGTCGCGATCGGCCGCGCCATCGTCCGCGAGCCAAAGATCTTCCTGTTCGACGAGCCTCTTTCCAACCTTGATGCAGCCCTTCGCGCCGACATGCGCATCGAACTCGCCAAGCTGCACCGGCAGTTGAAGGCGACGATGATCTATGTGACCCACGACCAGGTGGAAGCCATGACGATGGCCGACCGCATCGTCGTCCTGGATGCCGGCAATATTTCACAGACCGGTGCGCCGCTCGAGCTCTACCATAAGCCCGCCAACCAGTTCGTCGCCGGCTTCATCGGCAATCCGAAAATGAATTTCCTGCCCGTGACCTGCACGTCGGCAAGCGAGGCAGGCGTCACCGTCGACTATCGCGGCCAGATGGCAACCCTGCCCGTAAAGCCGCGTGACGGTATGGTCGGTAAGATGATGACACTCGGTATCCGGCCGGAACATATCCAGCTCAGTTCCGGCGATATTTCGCTGACGGTTACGCCCAGCGTCATCGAGCGGCTTGGCGCGAACACCGTGGCCTATGCGGCGCTCGGCAGCGAAACGGAAAACTTCTGCGCCATGCTGCCCGGCAGTGTCGGTATCCGCACAGAGGCGCCGGTTGCCGTCGGCATCAACGCCGCGGATTGCCATCTCTTTGACGAGGACGGTGTCGCCTTCGAACGCCGCGTCGAACTCACCGATATCGACATGAGCCTGCTGGCTCCGGCAACGGCGTGA
- a CDS encoding D-TA family PLP-dependent enzyme — protein MHDNRFAVVAKAGDRITDLSTPRPIIDEDKLAANISRVQSYMDEHGLNFRPHIKTHKIPALAAAQVAAGAKGINCQKVTEAEVFAEAGFEDILITFNIIGAPKLERLAALNDRISGLKVVADSQVTVDGLSAHFSGRKPLTVLVECDTGGARCGVQTPEQAVSLARRILAADGLSFGGILTYPKPQSADAVEAFIQATLKQLAAEGIACPIVSNGGTPSLFQAHLVKSATEHRAGTYIYNDRQMIRMGHCTQDDCAMHVLATVVSRPNADRAVIDAGSKALTSDLQGFTDFGLVVGYPEAKIASLSEEHGVIDLSACTGARPQIGEKLSIIPNHTCVVSNLFDTMVFHRNGIVTRVEAVAARGFVW, from the coding sequence ATGCATGACAACCGGTTCGCCGTGGTCGCGAAGGCTGGAGACAGGATCACCGATCTTTCCACGCCGCGCCCGATCATCGACGAGGACAAGCTGGCCGCCAACATATCAAGGGTTCAGTCCTACATGGACGAGCACGGGCTGAATTTCCGCCCGCATATCAAGACGCACAAGATACCCGCACTTGCAGCCGCGCAAGTCGCGGCCGGCGCCAAGGGCATCAATTGCCAGAAGGTGACAGAGGCAGAGGTCTTTGCCGAAGCCGGTTTCGAAGACATCCTGATCACCTTCAATATTATCGGAGCCCCGAAGCTCGAACGGCTCGCAGCGCTGAACGATCGCATTTCCGGTCTCAAGGTCGTCGCCGACAGCCAAGTCACGGTCGACGGGCTGTCTGCACATTTTTCCGGCCGCAAACCGCTCACCGTCCTCGTGGAATGCGACACCGGCGGCGCGCGCTGCGGTGTGCAGACACCCGAGCAGGCGGTCTCGCTCGCCAGACGTATCCTTGCCGCCGACGGGCTGTCATTCGGTGGTATCCTCACCTATCCGAAGCCGCAGTCGGCTGATGCCGTCGAAGCCTTCATCCAGGCTACATTGAAGCAATTAGCGGCAGAGGGTATCGCCTGTCCGATCGTCAGCAACGGCGGAACACCCAGTCTCTTTCAAGCGCACCTGGTCAAGTCGGCGACCGAACACCGGGCCGGGACCTATATCTACAATGACCGGCAGATGATCCGGATGGGACATTGCACGCAAGACGATTGCGCGATGCACGTTTTGGCAACAGTGGTGTCACGGCCGAATGCCGACCGCGCCGTTATCGATGCAGGTTCGAAGGCGCTGACCTCCGATCTTCAGGGCTTTACCGATTTCGGCCTCGTCGTCGGATATCCCGAGGCGAAGATAGCCAGCCTCTCCGAAGAGCATGGCGTTATCGACCTTTCGGCCTGTACCGGTGCACGGCCTCAGATCGGCGAAAAGCTCTCCATCATCCCGAACCACACATGCGTGGTTTCGAACCTGTTCGATACGATGGTCTTCCATCGCAACGGCATCGTCACGCGCGTCGAGGCCGTCGCCGCGCGCGGATTTGTCTGGTAG
- a CDS encoding M81 family metallopeptidase, whose product MRIFTAALATETNTFSPICVDRRAFEASLYAPPGQHPETPTLCTAPITVGRRVAAEKGWELIEGTAAWADPAGLVNRQAYEGLRDEILDQLRAAMPVDAVVMGLHGAMVAAGYEDTEGDLLTRIRDIVGADVLICAELDPHSHLTRKRLEALNFAVYFKEFPHTDFVDRAEDLWHIAVDALEGRVKPVNSIFDCRMIDVFPTSRDPMRSFVDKIMRIEKEDPEILSISVVHGFMVGDVPEMGTKLLVVTDNNPQKGAALARELGMELFSKRGTFMVPQIDEKEAVSRAMAAEAWPVVIADVWDNPGGGTAGDATVIVEELLARGVASAAVGTIWDPVAVQICFAAGEGAEIPLRFGAKSAPGTGNPVDGMVRVVKLVKNAEMQFGESLAPFGDAALIVLDGIDIILNSTRAQSFDPSLFSVMGIDPTRQKILVIKSTNHFFASFSKIAAEILYCSAGTPYPNNPATTRYRRAPKTIWPIVADPHGTERGAA is encoded by the coding sequence TTGCGTATTTTCACGGCAGCACTGGCGACCGAAACCAATACGTTTTCCCCGATCTGTGTGGACCGCCGCGCGTTCGAGGCGTCTCTTTATGCCCCGCCCGGCCAGCATCCGGAAACGCCCACACTCTGCACCGCGCCGATCACTGTCGGTCGCCGTGTCGCCGCTGAGAAGGGCTGGGAGCTGATCGAAGGCACGGCAGCCTGGGCAGACCCAGCCGGCCTCGTCAACCGCCAGGCCTACGAAGGGCTGCGAGACGAAATCCTCGACCAGCTCCGTGCCGCAATGCCTGTCGATGCCGTGGTTATGGGCCTGCATGGGGCAATGGTGGCTGCAGGATATGAGGACACGGAAGGCGACCTCCTGACCCGCATCCGCGACATCGTCGGGGCTGATGTGCTGATCTGCGCCGAGCTCGACCCACATAGCCATTTGACCAGGAAGCGTCTCGAAGCGCTGAATTTCGCAGTCTATTTCAAGGAATTTCCGCATACGGATTTCGTCGACCGCGCCGAGGATCTCTGGCACATCGCCGTCGACGCGCTTGAGGGCAGGGTAAAGCCTGTTAATTCGATATTCGACTGCCGGATGATCGATGTCTTCCCGACCTCACGCGATCCAATGCGTTCCTTCGTCGACAAGATCATGCGGATCGAGAAGGAAGATCCTGAAATCCTGTCGATCTCCGTGGTCCACGGCTTCATGGTCGGCGATGTGCCGGAGATGGGGACCAAGCTGCTTGTCGTCACCGACAACAATCCGCAAAAGGGTGCGGCCCTGGCGCGCGAGCTTGGCATGGAGCTATTTTCCAAGCGCGGCACTTTCATGGTGCCGCAGATCGACGAGAAGGAAGCCGTCTCCCGGGCGATGGCTGCCGAAGCCTGGCCGGTCGTCATTGCCGATGTATGGGACAATCCGGGCGGTGGGACGGCTGGCGATGCCACTGTCATTGTCGAGGAGCTTCTGGCCCGCGGTGTGGCAAGTGCTGCTGTCGGCACGATCTGGGATCCGGTCGCCGTTCAGATTTGTTTTGCCGCAGGCGAGGGGGCTGAAATTCCGCTGCGCTTCGGCGCGAAATCGGCGCCCGGAACCGGCAATCCCGTCGATGGCATGGTGAGGGTCGTCAAACTGGTGAAGAACGCCGAGATGCAGTTCGGCGAGAGCCTCGCCCCCTTCGGCGATGCGGCGCTTATCGTGCTTGATGGTATCGACATCATCCTGAATTCGACACGGGCGCAGAGCTTCGATCCGAGCCTGTTTTCCGTGATGGGCATCGATCCGACCAGGCAGAAGATCCTGGTGATCAAATCGACCAACCATTTCTTCGCATCCTTCTCGAAGATCGCCGCTGAAATCCTGTACTGTTCGGCGGGAACTCCCTATCCCAACAATCCGGCGACGACCCGCTATCGCCGGGCACCGAAGACCATCTGGCCGATCGTGGCCGACCCTCATGGAACCGAACGCGGAGCTGCCTGA
- a CDS encoding ABC transporter substrate-binding protein, with product MTIQFKTGLMALALLGSTALGTMTAHAADQEISWIYCGDKIDPIHEKYIKEWEGKNAGWKVKPEVVGWEQCQDKATTLAAAGTPVGMAYVGSRTLKEFAQNELIVPVPMTDEEKKSYYPNIVDTVTFNDTQWGVPVAFSTKALYWNKDLFKQAGLDPETPPKTWAEEIADAKAIKEKTGIAGYGLPAKTFDNTMHQFMHWVYTNNGKVIDGDKIVMDSPEVLAALQAYKDIIPYSVEGATAYEQNEIRAIFLDGKVGMIQAGSGAAARLKDTKINWGVAALPLGPSAKGEGTLLITDSLVVFKGTGVEEKAAEFAKYITSPGPQGEYELQGGAGLTPLRPSAKVDEFVKADPSWKPFIDGIAFGGPEPLFTDYKGFQNSMIEMVQSVVTGKAEPEAALKKAAGEIEAFK from the coding sequence GTGACAATCCAATTCAAGACCGGGCTCATGGCCCTCGCCCTGCTCGGCTCCACCGCGCTCGGTACCATGACTGCTCATGCCGCTGACCAGGAAATCAGCTGGATCTATTGCGGCGACAAGATCGACCCCATCCATGAGAAGTACATCAAGGAATGGGAAGGCAAAAATGCCGGCTGGAAGGTCAAGCCGGAAGTTGTCGGCTGGGAACAGTGCCAGGACAAGGCGACGACGCTTGCTGCAGCAGGCACGCCGGTCGGCATGGCCTATGTTGGCTCGCGTACGCTCAAGGAATTCGCCCAGAACGAGTTGATCGTTCCGGTGCCCATGACCGACGAAGAGAAGAAAAGCTATTATCCCAACATCGTCGATACCGTCACCTTTAACGATACGCAGTGGGGCGTGCCGGTCGCATTCTCGACCAAGGCCCTCTACTGGAACAAGGACCTCTTCAAGCAGGCCGGCCTCGACCCGGAAACGCCGCCCAAGACCTGGGCCGAAGAAATCGCCGATGCCAAAGCCATCAAGGAAAAGACCGGTATCGCAGGCTACGGTCTTCCGGCCAAGACTTTCGACAACACCATGCATCAGTTCATGCATTGGGTTTACACGAATAACGGTAAGGTCATCGATGGCGACAAGATCGTCATGGACAGCCCGGAAGTGCTGGCTGCCCTGCAGGCCTACAAGGACATCATCCCCTACTCCGTCGAAGGCGCAACCGCCTACGAACAAAATGAAATCCGTGCCATTTTCCTCGACGGCAAGGTCGGCATGATACAGGCAGGTTCGGGCGCTGCTGCCCGCCTGAAAGACACCAAGATCAACTGGGGCGTCGCAGCGCTGCCGCTCGGACCTTCGGCCAAGGGTGAAGGCACGCTGCTGATTACCGACAGCCTCGTCGTATTCAAGGGCACGGGGGTCGAAGAAAAGGCGGCGGAATTTGCCAAGTACATCACCTCGCCGGGTCCGCAGGGTGAATACGAGCTCCAGGGCGGTGCGGGCCTCACCCCGCTGCGTCCGTCCGCCAAGGTCGACGAATTCGTCAAGGCCGACCCGTCGTGGAAGCCGTTCATCGACGGCATCGCCTTCGGTGGTCCCGAGCCGCTTTTCACCGATTACAAGGGCTTCCAGAATTCGATGATCGAGATGGTCCAGTCCGTCGTCACCGGCAAGGCCGAGCCTGAAGCCGCTCTGAAGAAGGCGGCCGGCGAGATCGAGGCCTTCAAGTAA
- a CDS encoding MurR/RpiR family transcriptional regulator — translation MDIFSTLQEDRSRLSASESRIADIIVNDFEFAVNASIIELAERAEVSPPTVTRFCRRLGCDSFSDFKVQLARTAHVGVRYLKPESKSSDPADVAQDIITKAQNALFLLHRSLDLTAIEAAVAQIAKAEMIYAFGSGGNSSMIADELQNRLFRLGLRITSSSDHSMQLMMAAAAKAGDVIIGSSFSGRNAELVRAFALAREAKVRTIALTQTDSPVARAAGIVVPIDLPEGTNIFRPTSTRIAYIATVDILASLVAYAIQPKATTTLRRIKQQLVTHRDGDDKQLLGD, via the coding sequence TTGGATATCTTTTCCACATTACAGGAAGACAGAAGCCGGCTTTCCGCCTCCGAGAGCCGCATCGCCGACATCATCGTCAATGATTTCGAATTCGCGGTGAATGCCTCGATCATCGAGCTTGCCGAACGCGCGGAAGTCTCGCCGCCAACGGTCACACGTTTCTGCCGCCGCCTCGGTTGCGACAGCTTTTCCGATTTCAAGGTGCAGCTTGCCCGCACCGCCCATGTCGGCGTGCGTTACCTGAAGCCGGAATCAAAGAGTAGCGATCCAGCCGATGTCGCTCAGGATATCATCACCAAGGCGCAGAATGCCCTTTTCCTCTTACATCGCTCGCTGGACCTCACCGCGATCGAAGCTGCGGTCGCGCAGATCGCCAAGGCGGAGATGATCTATGCCTTCGGATCGGGCGGCAATTCTTCGATGATCGCCGATGAGTTGCAGAATCGGCTCTTTCGGCTCGGTCTCAGGATCACCTCCAGTTCCGATCACAGCATGCAACTGATGATGGCGGCGGCAGCGAAGGCTGGCGATGTAATCATCGGCTCGTCCTTTTCAGGGCGCAATGCCGAGCTGGTGCGAGCCTTTGCACTGGCACGCGAGGCCAAGGTCAGGACCATTGCGCTGACGCAAACCGACAGCCCGGTCGCAAGGGCCGCGGGAATCGTCGTGCCGATCGATCTTCCGGAAGGAACGAACATCTTCCGCCCGACATCGACGCGTATCGCCTATATCGCAACCGTCGATATCCTGGCGAGCCTCGTCGCCTATGCGATCCAACCGAAGGCGACGACGACGCTGAGACGCATCAAGCAGCAGCTGGTCACACACCGCGACGGCGACGACAAGCAGCTGCTCGGAGACTGA
- a CDS encoding Gfo/Idh/MocA family protein, whose amino-acid sequence MKVGIIGLGFRLGYLGYVFKAIDSSFEIVGYVDPDPAGLPGLTEKGVSVGKAYGSPQELLASEKLDLLMIGSPNHMHLDHIRLGLEAGLKVFCEKPIVTTIAESIELAHLMAKFGHERLMVGLVLRYSPLYKDLRAIQAEGKLGHIVSIEASEHIEPYHGAFFMRDWRRYERYSGSFMLEKCCHDLDLYNGVVGARPERVASFGGRKSFIPANDPAREGINDLELFHSKPSGWMGSDKVFDSDADIIDYQVAIVEYANGVGMNFHTNLNVPDQFRRFAIMGSRGMAEGDFVRGYLDVHEQLTGNKIVGNKYAATELSQHYGADEQMAADILQSVRTGSELPVSTLNALEAGILALAMDEARMKKAVIDLRPIWDRFDEALHARAA is encoded by the coding sequence ATGAAAGTGGGAATCATAGGGCTGGGATTCCGGCTCGGGTATCTTGGCTATGTCTTCAAGGCTATCGACAGCAGCTTCGAGATCGTCGGTTACGTCGATCCGGACCCCGCAGGACTTCCCGGACTGACGGAAAAGGGCGTCTCTGTCGGCAAGGCTTATGGTTCGCCGCAAGAGCTCCTTGCTTCAGAAAAGCTCGATCTCTTGATGATCGGCTCTCCCAATCACATGCATCTCGATCATATCCGCCTCGGTCTCGAGGCTGGTCTTAAGGTCTTCTGCGAAAAGCCGATCGTGACGACGATCGCCGAGAGCATCGAACTTGCCCATCTGATGGCGAAGTTCGGCCATGAGCGGCTGATGGTCGGTCTCGTGCTGCGCTACTCCCCCCTTTATAAGGATCTGCGTGCCATCCAGGCCGAGGGCAAGCTCGGGCATATCGTTTCCATCGAAGCCTCCGAGCATATCGAGCCCTATCACGGCGCATTCTTCATGCGCGACTGGCGCCGCTACGAGCGCTATTCCGGCAGTTTCATGCTGGAAAAATGCTGCCACGACCTCGACCTCTATAATGGTGTGGTCGGCGCCCGTCCCGAACGTGTTGCAAGCTTCGGCGGCCGCAAGAGCTTTATCCCCGCCAACGACCCGGCGCGCGAAGGGATCAACGATCTGGAACTCTTCCACAGCAAGCCGAGCGGCTGGATGGGCTCGGACAAGGTGTTCGACAGCGATGCCGACATCATCGATTACCAGGTGGCGATCGTCGAATACGCAAATGGCGTCGGCATGAATTTTCATACCAACCTGAATGTTCCGGACCAGTTCCGCCGCTTCGCCATCATGGGCTCGCGCGGCATGGCTGAAGGCGACTTCGTCCGCGGTTATCTCGATGTCCACGAGCAGCTGACCGGCAACAAGATCGTCGGAAACAAATATGCCGCGACCGAGTTGTCGCAGCATTACGGCGCCGACGAGCAGATGGCGGCCGATATTCTGCAGAGCGTGCGCACCGGTTCGGAACTCCCGGTCTCCACGCTCAACGCGTTGGAGGCGGGTATTCTCGCCCTCGCCATGGACGAGGCTCGCATGAAGAAGGCCGTAATCGACCTTCGTCCCATATGGGACCGGTTCGACGAGGCGCTACACGCCAGAGCGGCCTGA